DNA from Salvelinus namaycush isolate Seneca chromosome 6, SaNama_1.0, whole genome shotgun sequence:
GTTCCATAAGGCAACAACATCTGAACGCAGGAAGCTGGTGGTCGAGGAGGTGcgcagacaggaggagactgcaAGAAGTGCAAAGGCTGTCTCTCTTGCTAAACAAGGGCAATGGACGCGGTGGGAAGGCCTGGAGAGGAGAAAGATCAACTGGAGTGAGCTTTGGCAAATGGAGGCAAGCAACATCAGCTTCATCATAAGAGCTGTttatgatgtgcttccatcaccaAAAAACCTACATCAATGGTATGGCGAGGACCCGACCTGCCCCCTCTGCCCAGCTCCAGCGACTCTCAGGCATATAATGACAGGTTGCAAGACCAGCCTCTCACAAGGCCGCTACACCTGGAGGCACAATCAGGTCCTCAAGAGCCTGGCTGCAGCACTTGAGACCAAGAGGAGTGCAACCAATTCATTACCTCCAAAAACAAGCAATCCcgtcaaaacaacaacattcatcCGGGAGGGACAGAAAAGGCCCAAGCATCCTCCTACAAAGCCAGAAACTGGACACCTAGGCATGGCCCGGGACTGGAAGATGCTTGTCGATATTGGCCAGCAACTCATTTTTCCACCTGAGATTGCTTCTACCAACCTTAGGCCAGACATGGTACTCTGGTCCCCTTCACGAAAGGCTGTGTACATCATAGAGCTCACAGTCCCGTGGGAAAACTCTGTTGAAGAGGCCTACGAGCGTAAGAAACTGCGTTACACAGAGTTGGCAGCAGACGCAACTCAGCGTGGCTGGAATGCAAAAGTCTGGCCAGTTGAAGTGGGATGCAGAGGATTCGTGGCTTCTTCCACCATCAGGTTGCTGAAAGAACTTGGAATCCATGGACAGGCTCTGCGGCAGACCGTCAGAGCAGTTTCTCAAGCAGCTGAAAGAGGCAGCCAGTGGATCTGGATCAAACGGAAGGACCCTTGCTGGGCTATAATTTcatgaccccccacccccacctgagaacccaattcagatccctccaacttgagggcatatgaggtatgcggtcagctgtagggctggctcagggaagaggacgcccctgccttgcatagtcccgtgggaaatcttaattgggcatgggacacaagctaaggcttgatcaccctttagctggccacctttgatgagggtgtttagtgattaaaggccgaaacacccactgattcgaaggcacactactgaggatgtgtcccaaaattgacatcttaacccagtctaagaaataaacctcccatgccactctgtcaacatcacggaaaatctcatgtgagtgcataccatctattggcacaatggacagttttaacatctcgtcccgtgttttatggttctgtaggcctccttgctcacacacgctttttcagttctgccaacaaattttctatgggattgaggtcagggctttgtgatgaccactccaatagcttgactttgttgtccttaagccattttgccacaactttggaagtatgcttggggtcattgtccatttggaagacccatttgcaaccaagctttaacttcctgactgatgtcttgcgatgttgcttcaatatatccacataattttccatcctcatgatgccatctattttgtgaagtgcaccagcccctcctgcagcaaagcacccccacaagatgatgctgccacccctgtgcttcacggttgggatggtgctcttcgacttgcaagcctcccccttttttcctccaaacataacgatggtcattatgaccaaacagttctatttttgtttcatcagaccagaggacacttctccaaaaagtatgatctttgtccccatgtgcagttgcaaaccttagtctggcttttttatggcggttttggagcagttgcttcttccttgccgagcggcctttcaggttatgtcgatatagaacaaatttttctgtggatatagatacttttgtacctgtttactccagcatcttcacaaggtcctttgttgttgttctggtattgatttgcacttttcgcaccaaagtacgttcatctctaggagacagaacgcttttccttcctgagcggtatgacggctgcgtggtcccatggtgtttatacttgcgtactattgtttgtacagatgaacgtggtaccttcaggcatttggaaatcgctcccgaggatgaaccagacttgtggaggtctacaatttttgtacaattcttggctgatttctttagattttcccatgatgtcaagcagaggcactgagtttgaaggtaggcctttaaatacatccacaggtacacctccaattgactcaaatgatatcaattagcctatcagaagcttctaaagcgatgacatcattttcaggaaatttccaagttgtttaaaggcacagtcaacttagtgtatgtaaacttctgacccactggaattgtgatacagtgaattataagtgaaataatctgtctgtaaacaattgttggaaaaaatacttgtcatgcacgaagtagatgtcctaaccgacttgccaaaactatagtttgttaacaagaaatttgtggagtggttgaaaaactagttttaatgactccaacataagtgtctgtaaacttccgacttcaactgtatatagtgctATTTGTATGGTTTTAATTaccattttcattattttatttcactagTCCTGCATTTTGGAGCTCAGAGCCTGTACATGTCACACCTGTACATGTACATTAAAAACTCTGAATCTAGACATATTTGACATGGTTTTACCACTGAGCTGTGGCTTGTTTTCTTCCTGATAACACACCCAGTATTTCACAACCTAATTTCAAAACGTACAATATCTACATGAATAGAGGATATTAATCATTGGCATCtaacacaattgtgtgtgtgtgcttcttcTGTACCTTTGTTTGTGTCTGCTGTACATTCTGATAATATAATGCAGTGGATCACTGTTCATACTGCATCACATCCATGTCATCCTCCTATCTTGTCACACCAACACCAAAATAAGACATCTTACACCATTACTCCATACAGCACTCATGGAGGCCATGCACTACCACCCCTTTCCCTGCAGTCTCCACCTCGGTGGCTGGTTATATGTAAAGGTCAGCGAAGGAGAAGCCTGGCACAGCACAGTCTGTTTTCCCACTGCAGATTAAATATTCACAGGAAGAGAtccccccacccacccctcccTGTCTTGTGGAGAGTGGATCTCCAGGCAGTGCAGATATTCATAGTCACAATTCACTCTCATACTGACTGCAGAAGGAGAGGAATCCCATCACAACAAACAAATACTTCATAACGACGTCAGATCAAAAACAGTTATTACCATGCAACCACTAAGACTAGAGAATCACACCACAAATAATGTATTTCTACTAGTGAACAAGCAGAAAGTGTTATATTTCCGTGACACATTGATGACGCGACATCCAAAACATACTGTCTACTGTGAGTGGCCAGACAGTGTCCTACCCTGTGCCGTAAGCACCTGGTGATGAGTAATGTTCACCTGTCAGGTCAATAAATCAATGCCTGTCACAAATGTTCTGTTTATATTTGGACGTTTCTGAGCTGTCAGCAGTAAGTCACCCTGTAACAATGGATAATCTAATAGCCCAACCCCCACATCTtactttgaggaaaaatgtacttactatgactgggatgtggttgtcccacctagccatcttaagatgaatgcactaactgtaagtcggtGTGGTTAAGAGTGGCTGCTAACTGACTAAAatgtacaaataaaaaataaagtgatGGACTAATTTCACTGACAAATCTTTATTGCTTTGAGGTTAGTTAATGTTGAGTGTCTAAAAGATAATACAAGGAATAATATCCTGCATTTATATTCTGAGGATTAGTTCCTACACTGAGTGACTCACTGTTGCCATATAAACGAAGACAGGACCATAATACAAGGAATAATTTCCTGCATTTACATTCCGAGGATTGGCACATGGGTCATTCTATGAAAATTGTGGCTTTCCTTTCCCCACCTTAACCACTAGGGAAAACACTTAAGTGTCAGATAATGACACAAAATGTTTGTTTTAATTGAAGTGCTGTGtgttaatacagtatatacagtgcgttcggaaagtgttcagaccccttgactttttccacatttggttaggttacagccttattctaaaatggattgattACATTTTTATCCTCATCAATGTAGATTGATTTTCATAGAATGACCCCCACTGAGTGGCTCACTGTTGCCATGTAAACAAAGACAGGACAATAAAACCATTGTGACATACTAGCCCCTAAAGACAAGCATGGCCCTGACATACAGGTACCCATCTACTCAGACAGAGCAAGtgtgtcaataaacaaaacaagtGAGTCACATCCCCTTACCCAGATACACAACagcacacagacacattcacaggAGTCTTACTCAACTTATTTTATTTACAGGAGCCACAAATGCTAATGCATTGGTTTATTTTCCCATATCATTTCAGACACCGGTAATACACGATTCTCGTTTGCCTTTTTCACATGAGTGGACTAACCAGAGACGTGGAAGCCATTCTCAATCTAAAGGCCAGACGCTTGGATGATGAATCATCATTGATATTTAATTCTAAATCCCTTAGAAAAAGATAAATAAATTAGAACATTCTCTGACTTTCTCCCCTCTTTCAGGATGTTGGTTGAACTAAACGCTGGATACACTTGCAGTAGAGAATTGTGGAAAAGACAAGGGTGAGGACAGAGTATGGGAAAAGCAATGAAACACCACCTACCAGAATATGTAGGTAGTGCTAGCAAAAAAGAGATCAAACAAAATGGCATAACAAAAATATTTTTACTACAACATAACATTTACAGAATATAAGTACAGAAGCAACAAGTCTTGTGTGGATCTCAGCAATGAAGTGACAATGATAGCATTTCATGCCTCGTTGTTTCATGTCAGAATTGGGTGTACATTTCCCCCCCATCAACACCCCGAAAGTGATACTTCTCAGTATCAATACGGATCTAACTTGTTAGAACAGTCATGTTCTGGGCTTGGGTAAGTACATGCTTTTAATGAAGTATCATAGgagaaaaaataaattaaaataacattaaaagaAAATGAAAAGAACGCCTTTCTCCCCAGAAGGACATCGTAACCGACACCCTCACCTCCCTAATCTGAGCTTCTGCCAAGGGCTTGCAAACACAAGACTTCCGAACCCACAACTTCAACTGTCTGAGGGAAACAAAGTTTACTCTAAATTCAACAAGAGGCTAGGCAGCATAACCTCAAGTGGACATTTTCAAATGGGTGGGTATTTGGTGTCACAAACTCCCTCAGTTTATTGATCTTTGACTAAACTGACCCATTGTATGACTGTGGGTCCAGGGCGATGTCCTATGTTTGTAACCCCTCGGTGGTGCACAGAGACTTGTCGTTCACCCCCCCCCCCGGAGAAACAGAAAGCTGTGGTTGGGCATCAGCCTCTGTCCATGCATTCGAGCAGTGAGCCAGGACAAAGACAAAACACATTGCTATGTGCCATAAAATCAGAGGGCTGCAGTAGTTTCGTTTTCTTTTAAATATATTCTTTACCATTTTTTTTGCTTGCTTTTATCTTGTTTTTTTTGTCTAAGACTGTCCTTTAAATGCAAATAAAGGAGATCTTGGTTATGTTAACATCCAGTGCCCGTCTGTTTTCTTCTAAACCTCAATGCTGTTTCCCGCATAAAGCCTGGTCCATGTCCGAGCTGCAAGGTGCACAGAGAGGGGGTTCATTAACTACAGGTATCAGCATTCTTCTTGAAGGAATGTCTTGCTATCTCTGAATTGATTTGACCTGCAGTGGCACTTTAGGAGGCTGAAGTGAAGAGCACTACAAGAGCAGTAAGTAATTGGTTCCTTCTCACACTCACTGCCTCTGTTTAAAACCAGGCTTTGTTCACATTCAGCGATAGGTACTCTTGATCAGAGGATGCAAAATAATTTACGTGCCAAGGGGTGAGAATTTAAACTGGGTTCACTTTAAACATGAACATGACACATGCGTGCGTGCGCTGTCTCACCTGTCTCAATGGCTTGGGCTTCGTTTGATTTCCACTGCTCTGCAACATCGTTTGCAAGTGGGTCATCAGGGTTAGGAGCGCTTAATAATGCTTGGATTGATAGCAGCACTGTGCGGATCTGCAAAGCTGGGGACCACTTATCtgtgagagaaaaagaaaatggtggAGGAAGGAGTCATACTTTGAGTCAGGACATGACTGTGACTAATGATAATTGTGAATCTGGATAACTCACCTTTCAAGATGTCTAGGCATATCCTACCCAGCTTGTCCACATTGGGGTGGTAGATTTTGGTCATGAATCGCACTTTGGGAGCTGCCATGGGATATTCTTCTGGCAGAAAGAGTTCAAGTTTAAAGGTGCCTCCTTCGAAAGGGGAGTCCTGGGGCCCTGAAATCACCACATGGAAGTAGCGTGCATTCGCCTCATCAGGCTCTGCCTTTATTCCAGGAACGGGTTCGGCCAACAAACGCTGAGTCTCCTGAACACGGACAGAGATACAGATCAAGACATGCAGGTAGATAGACAGAAACGTGTCATGTTTGAAGTGAACCCAGTTTAAATTGTCTCAAGGAGAATGCGACACAGATGTAGCAAGACAGATTAGCACCAACAACCAGATGTCAGGTCAGGGTCAATAGTTACCAAGGTTTTGGA
Protein-coding regions in this window:
- the LOC120050001 gene encoding ubiquitin-conjugating enzyme E2 N-like encodes the protein MAGLPRRIIKETQRLLAEPVPGIKAEPDEANARYFHVVISGPQDSPFEGGTFKLELFLPEEYPMAAPKVRFMTKIYHPNVDKLGRICLDILKDKWSPALQIRTVLLSIQALLSAPNPDDPLANDVAEQWKSNEAQAIETARTWTRLYAGNSIEV